A DNA window from Citrobacter tructae contains the following coding sequences:
- a CDS encoding LegC family aminotransferase: MNSQLVIDFIRDTYKTNNFIPLHAPSFEGNEKKYVLDTLNSTFVSSVGKYVDDFESKIQRYTGTARAIATVNGTAALSTALYLAGVGRNDLVLTQALTFVATCNALYHLGAEPVFIDISKTSLGLCPVAMENWLDENAERIENECIHKKTGRTIRAAVPMHTFGHPVELDEILAVCNKWHITLIEDAAESLGSFYKDTHTGTAGKYGVLSFNGNKVITTGGGGMVLCKYADAGIRAKHITTTAKVPHPYEFFHDEPGFNSRMPNLNAALGCGQMEHLNRFLQQKRTLAMRYAEFFSDSAFKFVKEPAYAQSNYWLNAVICENKEAQKAFLYQMNMAKVMVRPAWKLMHRLPMFSHAMRGDLTQSIYIEERLVNLPSSASNLL; encoded by the coding sequence ATGAACAGTCAGTTAGTCATCGATTTTATTCGCGACACCTATAAAACCAATAATTTTATTCCACTGCATGCTCCCTCTTTTGAGGGTAATGAAAAAAAATATGTCCTTGATACGCTGAACAGTACCTTTGTTTCCAGTGTCGGAAAGTATGTTGACGACTTCGAAAGTAAAATACAGCGTTATACCGGAACCGCAAGAGCCATCGCTACAGTTAATGGCACCGCGGCACTCAGTACTGCGCTCTATCTTGCTGGAGTGGGACGCAATGATCTTGTGCTCACTCAAGCTTTAACCTTTGTGGCTACCTGCAACGCGCTTTATCACCTTGGCGCTGAACCTGTATTTATCGATATATCTAAAACAAGTCTGGGGCTTTGCCCGGTAGCAATGGAGAACTGGTTAGACGAAAACGCAGAGCGCATAGAAAATGAATGTATTCATAAAAAAACAGGAAGAACTATCCGCGCGGCAGTTCCCATGCACACCTTTGGTCACCCCGTCGAACTTGATGAAATTCTCGCCGTATGTAACAAATGGCATATTACCTTGATTGAAGATGCCGCAGAAAGCCTGGGTTCATTTTATAAAGATACACATACCGGTACTGCCGGAAAATATGGTGTACTCAGTTTCAATGGTAATAAAGTGATAACCACCGGTGGCGGTGGCATGGTTTTGTGTAAATATGCCGATGCCGGTATCAGAGCCAAGCACATAACCACGACGGCTAAAGTACCCCATCCTTATGAGTTCTTTCATGATGAACCGGGATTCAATTCCCGCATGCCTAATCTGAATGCGGCGCTGGGATGTGGTCAAATGGAACATCTGAATAGGTTTCTTCAGCAAAAGCGAACGCTGGCTATGCGTTATGCAGAATTCTTCAGTGATTCTGCGTTTAAATTTGTTAAAGAACCTGCCTATGCACAGTCAAATTACTGGCTAAACGCCGTCATCTGTGAAAATAAAGAGGCCCAAAAGGCATTTCTTTATCAAATGAATATGGCAAAAGTGATGGTCCGTCCGGCATGGAAACTCATGCATCGCTTGCCTATGTTCTCTCATGCTATGCGCGGTGACTTAACACAATCAATCTATATAGAAGAGCGCTTGGTTAATTTACCCAGCTCAGCATCCAATTTATTATGA